The Lagenorhynchus albirostris chromosome 6, mLagAlb1.1, whole genome shotgun sequence genome includes a window with the following:
- the LOC132521784 gene encoding large ribosomal subunit protein uL16-like, protein MRGAFGKPQGTVARVHIGQVIMSIRTKLQNKEHVIEALRRAKFKFPGRQKIHISKKWGFTKFNADEFENMVAKKWLIPDGCGVKYIPNRGPLDKWRALHS, encoded by the coding sequence ATGCGTGGTGCCTTTGGAAAGCCCCAGGGCACAGTGGCCAGGGTCCACATTGGCCAGGTCATAATGTCCATCCGCACCAAGCTGCAGAACAAGGAGCATGTGATTGAGGCCCTCCGCAGGGCCAAGTTCAAGTTCCCTGGCCGCCAGAAGATCCACATCTCCAAGAAGTGGGGATTTACTAAGTTTAATGCAGATGAGTTTGAAAACATGGTGGCAAAAAAGTGGCTCATTCCAGATGGCTGTGGGGTCAAGTACATCCCTAATCGTGGCCCCCTGGACAAATGGCGGGCCCTGCACTCGTGA